The following proteins are co-located in the Solanum pennellii chromosome 1, SPENNV200 genome:
- the LOC107009299 gene encoding protein QUIRKY, translating into MGSVRKLVVEVIEARNLLPKDGHGTSSPYVVVDFYGQRRKTRTVTRDLSPQWNELLEFNVGKPSDVFGDMLELDVYHDKSIGPTTRNNFLGRIRLSAIQFVKKGEEALIYYPLEKKYWFSWISGEIGLKIYFVEPLLVPEVKAEPKQAPPADQPTEAAPEGEMKPNSIEEENPTTVEAEPPANEAENPTSVPPQENEFNQVKRSVSLGSIPEVKVSNNIDIVSGPRPISRASSVIFSDAGSGPIEPSSFDLVEKMHYLFVRVVKARSLPTVGCPVVKIVVSGSHVMSKPARKTVLFEWDQTFAFGRDAPDSSSLLEVSVWEPSSAKSFDPTPDVAGHVFLGGICFDVSEIPLRDPPDSPLAPQWYRLEGGGAHRGDLMLATWVGTQADDSFPEAWKTDTAGSKSKVYQSPKLWYLRSSVIEAQDISHSKDSSYHIKAQLGFQVQKTKSITTTTTGSQSWNEDLVFVAAEPFTENHLLFFLIETDRTAKEQTVLAVASIPLTTIERRVDDRKVASRWFTFEDPNEEKRIYKGRVHLRLCFDGGYHVMDEAAHVCSDYRPTARQLWSAPIGTVELGIIGCKNLLPMKGKGSTDAYSVAKYGNKWVRTRTISDSLEPRWNEQYTWRVYDPSTVLTIGVFDGCSEVVFESDECMRPDFRMGKVRVRISTLTTGKVYRNTFPLLLLSQTGLKKMGEIELAVRFIRATPTLDFLHVYSQPLLPMMHHVKPLGMVQQDSLRIAAVKIVASHLTRSEPPLRREVVTYMLDADSHSFSMRKVRANWFRIINVIAGVIDIVKWVDDTRGWKNPTATLLVHALLVMLVWFPDLIIPTFAFYVFVIGAWNYRFRSRDTLPHFDPKISLAESLDRDELDEEFDAMPCTKPNELVRARYDKLRMLGERVQTILGDFATQGERVQALVTWRDPRATGIFIGLCFVVAFILYLVPSKMVSMAFGFYYLRHPIFRDRMPSPALNFFRRLPSLSDRML; encoded by the coding sequence ATGGGCAGTGTGAGAAAGCTAGTAGTAGAAGTAATTGAGGCACGGAATCTCCTCCCCAAGGATGGCCATGGCACTTCAAGTCCTTACGTAGTTGTTGATTTCTATGGACAGAGAAGGAAGACAAGGACAGTCACTCGTGATCTGAGCCCCCAATGGAATGAACTGTTGGAATTCAATGTCGGAAAACCGTCTGATGTTTTTGGGGACATGCTGGAGCTTGATGTCTATCATGACAAGTCCATTGGCCCCACAACCAGGAATAATTTCCTTGGAAGGATCAGGTTGAGTGCTATACAGTTTGTGAAGAAAGGTGAAGAAGCATTGATCTATTATCCATTGGAGAAGAAATATTGGTTCAGTTGGATTTCTGGTGAAATCggtttgaaaatttattttgtcgaACCATTACTTGTTCCGGAAGTCAAAGCAGAGCCTAAGCAAGCACCACCAGCTGATCAGCCAACAGAAGCTGCACCGGAAGGTGAGATGAAGCCAAATTCCATAGAAGAGGAAAATCCTACTACCGTAGAAGCTGAGCCGCCTGCAAATGAAGCAGAAAATCCTACTAGTGTTCCACCACAAGAGAATGAATTTAATCAGGTGAAAAGATCTGTATCTTTAGGATCTATACCTGAAGTAAAAGTTAGCAATAATATTGATATTGTCAGTGGTCCTAGGCCAATTAGTCGTGCTTCATCAGTCATCTTCTCTGATGCTGGATCAGGTCCCATTGAACCGTCCTCATTTGATCTTGTTGAAAAAATGCATTACCTCTTTGTTCGAGTTGTAAAAGCTCGATCACTACCCACAGTTGGCTGCCCCGTTGTGAAAATTGTTGTTTCCGGCAGCCATGTTATGTCAAAGCCAGCCCGGAAAACAGTGTTGTTTGAGTGGGACCAAACTTTTGCTTTCGGTCGAGACGCACCTGATTCTTCCTCACTCTTGGAAGTCTCGGTGTGGGAACCTTCAAGTGCCAAGTCATTTGATCCTACACCTGACGTGGCAGGACATGTATTTCTAGGTGGAATTTGCTTTGATGTGAGTGAAATTCCACTACGTGACCCACCTGATAGTCCTTTAGCTCCGCAATGGTATAGGCTTGAAGGAGGTGGGGCTCATAGAGGTGATCTAATGCTTGCTACTTGGGTTGGGACTCAAGCTGATGATTCATTCCCTGAAGCCTGGAAGACCGACACTGCCGGTTCTAAATCTAAGGTATATCAATCTCCTAAATTGTGGTATTTGAGATCATCAGTGATAGAGGCACAAGACATTTCCCACTCAAAGGATTCATCGTATCACATCAAAGCTCAATTAGGATTCCAAGTTCAAAAGACCAAATCCATCACCACAACGACTACTGGATCTCAGTCTTGGAATGAAGACTTGGTCTTCGTAGCAGCTGAACCATTTACTGAGAACCACTTGCTATTTTTCCTAATAGAAACGGACAGAACTGCCAAAGAGCAAACCGTCCTTGCAGTTGCTAGCATACCCCTCACTACAATCGAGCGTCGAGTGGATGACCGTAAGGTGGCATCTAGATGGTTCACATTTGAAGATCCTAACGAGGAGAAGAGAATTTACAAAGGTAGAGTCCACTTGCGCCTCTGTTTCGACGGTGGATATCATGTGATGGACGAAGCAGCACATGTTTGTAGTGATTACCGTCCAACCGCAAGGCAACTATGGAGCGCACCAATTGGGACTGTTGAATTAGGGATAATTGGATGTAAGAATCTGTTGCCCATGAAAGGCAAAGGGTCTACGGATGCTTATTCAGTTGCCAAATATGGTAACAAGTGGGTACGCACTCGTACCATATCTGATAGTTTAGAACCTAGGTGGAATGAGCAGTACACTTGGAGAGTTTATGATCCATCCACTGTGTTGACTATCGGAGTATTTGATGGCTGCTCGGAAGTAGTATTTGAATCTGATGAGTGCATGAGGCCAGATTTTCGGATGGGTAAGGTGCGTGTGCGTATTTCTACATTGACAACAGGTAAAGTGTACAGGAATACTTTCCCATTACTTTTGTTATCACAAACTGGTTTGAAGAAAATGGGGGAAATTGAATTAGCAGTGAGATTTATACGTGCTACACCAACGCTTGATTTCTTACATGTCTATTCGCAACCATTGCTGCCCATGATGCATCATGTAAAGCCCCTTGGCATGGTTCAACAGGATAGTTTAAGGATTGCAGCTGTCAAAATAGTAGCGAGCCACTTGACAAGATCAGAGCCGCCTCTTAGGCGTGAGGTTGTGACTTACATGCTTGATGCTGATTCACATTCATTCAGCATGAGAAAAGTCCGTGCAAATTGGTTCAGGATCATTAATGTCATTGCTGGGGTAATTGACATTGTCAAATGGGTGGATGACACACGTGGCTGGAAGAATCCGACTGCAACTTTACTAGTCCATGCACTTTTGGTGATGCTCGTCTGGTTTCCTGACCTGATCATACCTACATTTGCCTTCTATGTGTTTGTGATTGGTGCCTGGAATTACAGGTTCAGATCTCGAGATACTTTACCCCACTTTGATCCAAAGATCTCACTGGCAGAGTCACTAGATAGAGATGAGCTTGATGAAGAGTTTGATGCAATGCCTTGCACTAAACCTAATGAATTGGTACGAGCCAGATATGATAAACTGCGCATGCTTGGGGAACGGGTTCAGACAATCTTGGGAGATTTCGCAACACAAGGGGAGAGAGTGCAAGCATTGGTAACTTGGCGTGACCCTCGAGCCACAGGGATATTTATTGGGCTGTGCTTTGTTGTGGCATTCATTTTATACTTGGTACCATCTAAAATGGTGTCTATGGCCTTTGGATTCTACTACCTCCGCCATCCCATATTTAGGGATAGAATGCCTTCCCCTGCTTTGAATTTCTTTAGAAGGTTGCCTTCACTTTCAGACAGAATGCTCTAG